Part of the Henckelia pumila isolate YLH828 chromosome 2, ASM3356847v2, whole genome shotgun sequence genome is shown below.
CGACTAAACtatctgtcagctaaattgtaggctattcttgggtaaataactcctacaattttttcttcacataaatttcctgagatagttcCCAGAATAGCATCTTGTATATTTcacattcttttatcgcatactacgatgtctatgggtgaatctattccttatTTAAAAGTtgtcttgatcattatttggattgccccaatatgaatccaagacatcgtcttTGGTACCTCATTTTTCAACTTTtacaattcctctcttattttttcaaaatgaattaactgcatctctatttgattacttgtcaACTCTATaaggattgccatttcccttctggatactttgtaaatcaaatgatgtcttctttgtataagccctaggtttcctaagactttttctacttgtcctgccgaaaatccttggtacttttgtaatgttggattttctctcataattctttggaccatattatgagatatcgtggtttgactaaaaaaccCAGTCAAACTCTTATGTGTTTCGTGTctaaacacttcttctttagtctgattctgattcatcatcAGATCCTTCTTGGCTAAACactatctcttcttcgtatatactttcatctgaggggatatcctcaaactgatatacttgaactagatcttgaaaaatactgcatcatccatatccggtgttgcttcaaagagtttaactcctcttttttcgttttctggacaattcgTAGATACGTGTCCTCTTGCACCACATGTCCAGTAGTTGCAATatttgaaactttcacttgctcttgtatgagttcttttGAAAGTTCTTCTGGATGGTGTTCTTCCCTTGGTTTGCGATAAGATTGTTGCTggagatgttcttgtaggtctaCTTCTTTTCCCTGACCTATAAGATCTGGCTTTTTGTTTGGACTAAAATgtttcttggtttccaagaacttctcattcttttattgtaggaattatttctgaatttttttcttttaaatccctgtgatttaTTCCCAATGAACGTCGGAAggtcattttctctacaacataaaggagtacgtttatttataccccttatacttttgtagttcttttgtagtgttgccatatggcaccattcgaccaatttttatttcaaaaaagaGGCTCGTCTTTCCAAAGTATTTGGATTACCTTAAACGTActcttttatcagcatttctctccaaggGCTcgacatttttgcgaaaaatagctggatcgctatattttcctcgactcctgaatttcatctgtatttggtgaataacataatgtattcatcaactaaacagatatcatgtaactcgagactatacagagcttgagtatatatTCTCTTTTTCTccgtatcttgattattgaaatagtctaccactataaattgtgctttaaatagggtagctattcttcctccaatctcgcttAGAGATTTCTCTGCTAAGACTGATTCTTTGGTTTCTGGCATGGTCATTTCCCTAGCTATCTTAACAGATCTCATTAGAAACATTTCTAGGATTTTAATGAATCCtttttttattgagatctaatgttcctgctacaattctcatagctgacgtccaatcatctatgagatcttcttTGTTTTTAATTCCAGAACATCaagtttaacataaccccataaggatgtattggatctaaaacagtttttttgtaaggagtttgatggagtggaattttactccttcttgtccttgttcctgctggatgtgaattttttcCAACCTAAAATTCACTAtatggttcttctgttttaaccacatatctaggCGGGTTCCCTGTAGGTTGCTCACCTTCAggaaaattcatttttagatctactacctTTAGATTTGCAAATGAATCGGCAAGGTCTTGTAGATCTtcaagatttaatctttctaaagtagtcatcagatagtatttttctctgatactgcttttataagattaatcatcatttcttcatcagtTAAAAGTTTTTGtatcattttggttttacctttctaatgtaacaaaggttcggtaccaaacgagagtggtaaccgtCCGCCTTTCCTAGAACTCGATGTGTGTTCTAGATTCTGGGTTTtatttgaagatcctttagatttacaagaatttcttcttgttttttaaggatttttttaatttttcgaggtatttcatacagctggttgctgtaatattgtatcgtcttttggatttctctaagatctccggagagctTAGAAAAATCTGGTGTAATCTCTAGAAATTTGGAGTTAGAAATCATATCCCTTGATCCTTCCAGAgcttataaaaaaaaacctgAGCTTCTCGCACAGGGTCTTGTATTTGGTGCggaatctattttaaatagattcaccTTCTCATAGAATTTCATATTGATGAAATTCACCTGATTCAAACTTCCATCTGAATACATGATTTGTTGAAAAATCTCTTCCACAAcaaaaaaatatgattaaatgaataatataaagtttgaataaaatttatctAGGTTTTGATACCAATCTGTGAGCCAaatgaaatattatttaaaaatattaatttaagggTATTATAGAAAATTTTTAGTTTGAATGACATATTAGAAAAACTTTTTCTTAAAAAAGAAACgtaattaaaaacaaataaactgttagtatatttttaaaaaaatttgaaaacttaGAAATATATTCTGTATTTATCTCGTTTTTAACCAACCCGTCTTGACAGCTAACAAAACCGTTAACCACGATCCAGTTTCGGTTGCCCGGTTCAGTTGAGTCGTGGTGGCCTTTCCCTAGCTGCTGAAAAAtcccaattaaaattaaaatggaACATATATGgctaaaccctaaacccaatTTCGGCGAGCATTGCGCAGCGCTGAGAAGATAACATCAGCTCTAATGGCGTTACAGAAGACAGTAGCATTAACGAAAACCTTTCTTCTGCCTCAAAACCCCGTCCAAATTCCTTCATTTCCAATCCATTTCAACAAATCAGCCAAAAAAATCCGATTAAAATGCTCTTTCGACAGTAATTCTGGGCTTTACGAGTACGAGCGGTTTGCAGGTTCGGGTTCACAGTATCCGAGACCGGCGGAGATTCAGTGGAAGAAGGAGCTATGCAATTCGGTGCAGCTTATTGGCATTGTTGGGAGTCCCGTCCAAATAAAAAACCTTCCTTCTGGTAAAGTTGTTGCCTGGTCCCGCCTCGCGGTCAAGAAATCGCAAAGTGAAACCATTTGGTAATCCTTCTTTTTGTTGTTGCTGAATCTGAGCTCTTCCGGCCTGACTTGACTCATTTCCTTCTGGGTTGGTTCTTTGAACTGTTTCTCGCATTTGGAGTTAATGTTAATATTATGGGTTGAATTAATGTGTTTGTTTAACATCATTGGATGAGTAGCTGACGAACCACTGTTCTGTTCGATGTCGTGAGCCATTGCCCCATTGCTTCCTTCTAAATTGGCAAGCAATTTTGGGGTTGATTAATGTTGTTTGAATCTCTTTCTAAATGGCTGATATATTGGGTTAGTCTATGCTGTTGTCCTAATCTTGTTAACTGAAATTCTTcgcataaaatttaaaacttttagaaaatttgatgtatattttttttttcagtaaaGGACCACCATCCTTCAAATCACGTCAGCaatgcttcttttttttttttttttgtaatataaTCCTTGCGGCAAGTGGTACTTTGAAAGATGTTTGGCACTTCATTTGGCTTAGTCTGATACGAGGTTGGATAGCATGTATGTAACGTAGTCTCTAAGGATCAGATGTTTCATGCATAATAAGGACCTTGAATGGaggtatctttttttttttttttgcttagcAAAAATCTGCCACCCGCATTTGTGcaagtaaatatatatatatatatatatatatatatatatatatatatatatagatggaTACACAGTCTCTAATTGATATTAAATGTTCAAGTATCCACCTCATTTCGCGAGGGCTtagtgattttatatatgatatatatttggaCCACTGCTGTGAAAATCAGGAACGGTTGAGAAGGCTTTAATAGTAGTTGGGTAACCTACTTGCTTGGTTGTTGCGACTATGTGTATTGACTTTGATTCTTCAAGGGTTACCAGAGGTAAAGGGTTCTTTAGGCTAAGGTCAGTTAATAGGATTAATTCAGTCATTCAATATGGCAGTTAACTGGAAGACTTCTGTGTTTCATGTGGAAAATTCCATGAACTGCACAGGATTATGAGGTGAGGCCATTAGTCTTGCTTGGAAACGCTTTATGGGTTAAAGTTGGTACCTGGTTTAATATGATTCCATGACCTTGATCATACATTTGATAGCATTTACGTCTTAATGTGTATGTATGTTCCTTGCTAACTTATGACAACCTTTCAGCTAGCACTACCTTATATTCAGTTGATATTTGCAGGATTAATTTGACTTTCTGGGATGAATTGGCTCACGTTGCTTTCGAGCATGTAGAGAAAGGTCACCAAATATATGTCTCTGGTCGCCTAGTCTCAGATATCGTTGAAAGTGAAGATCAGAAGCAGCAGACCTACTATAAGGTTTCTGGTTCTATTATTCATGTCACTTCTAGATGCAGACTGTTTCTTGCTAATAtatttttgcatgcatttttcTATCAAAATGGACAGGTGGTTGTTCAGCAACTAAATTTCATAGAGAAGAGCCTCTCAGCTGTCCCATTGTACAATGGAGATTCTAATTCCCCTACACCAGGCATTTGATCGCTTCTTCCCAACTTTACTAGGCAAACAGTTTACGTGGTCATACTTCAATTCGATGTATGAAACTCTAAAAATAGATTTAATTGATTTCTTTGCAGGCAGGAAACAAAGCAATTACGCTGCAAACTCTACTGGTACACCAGAAGAACTGTGGCAAGCCTTTTTCGCCAATCCTATGGAATGGTGGGATAATAGGAAAAACAAGGTTGTCTTTCTCGCTTTTAACTATCACGCTACTGATGCCTTCTTTCTTGAAACGTTTTCTGGGACTCACTCTTGTCTTTGAATGTTGTCCATTTTCTTGTTCCCATTAGTCAATGCAAAAGGTTAACTATCACGTCTTTGGGAAACATAACGAACCCAATATCTGAAATACCACTAATTATCTCATATCTGAAATACCACTAATTATCTCGTGCCTTATCTACAACTTGGGTTCCTAAGTGCTAATTTTATCCATACAGCGGAGCCCAAACTATCCGGACTTCAAGCACAAAGATACCGGGGAAGCATTATGGATTGAAGGCAGGTATAATCCACCATGGGTAAAATCACAACTTGCTGTTCTCGATTCAAGAATGGAGTCATTCCACGAGCAAAATTCCAGTAAGAATGTAAATTTTATGACTGTCGATAGTCTTGGGCCCTTTTAGCCACTCATCAtgatgatatccagattgatttttgtatatttgttgaattattcgaAAACCTTTCTTTTGTACTGCTTTAAAGCCTCAATTTTCATCTGTACCCAGTGAAAGTTTGTTCGGTTTTTGTTGCTGCTGTTAACTGCTGGTATTTTTGGGTCGCCTTATATCTTAATTCTTTCTTAGAACTTTGAAGTAGCTAATCATCAGTTTGACATGATTCCTCTATTTAGTTAAATACCTTGCGATGGAATAATAGCAATATTCGCATAAAAGTTCCAACTCCCGCAAAATAAGCTCTTTTGGATTCTCTTCAAAGTTCAATGTCCATTTGACCGTTTGATACGCGAGGAGGTTTTGAATATATCTTATAGAATCATTCTAAACTTGAGATCAGACTCTTTGATAGTTCTTTTATCAGTAAATAAATGTTTAGATCAAAGAAATTAGATACAACTACTCTGGTCACTCGTCAGTTTGATGTACATTCCTTGGTCAACATATCATAATGATTAAAATTCTGGTATAATAGATGCAAACATCGAAGAACATAAATTAAAATGAATCCTTTGAACAAGTTCTTTGATATTGTTTACAAGAATGGTAGGTGTTAGATCTGGAAAATTTTGGTAAAATAACCAAAATGTGCATTAAGATCTACAGAGGGCTTGGGCATTCTTTTTCCTTCTGGTCATTTTCCGGTCGAGTTCATATTTGGGTGGTTGGATCTTTGTATATGATCGCAacccataaattttttttttgaggggCCGATTGATCAGTACTGTTAATTCTTTGGAGATTTGAATTCGTAGTTATATTAcatgaaatttgaaatttattttatttgattggtGATAAGTGTCCCGTTCACCCTTGATTCCTTTGACTAATTTGATTATACAATTACCAATTATTAACAATGTCTAAGAACATTGAATCTGGATATGGGAGGACTTTCACCCCTGGTTTGTGCAGAATTAAAATATATCTTCAATTTCATATGGGAACTCGAAAAGAAGACcgaaataaattcttgaaatctCATGTTCTGCCATATCCAAGCCTCTCTTCTAAATACAGAATATGCTACTACAGTAATATAAAACAAAAGAGACCAAAAATTGAAGTAGCTGGAGCATCAACTTCACTTAGCATATGTACATAATTAATTGGTAAAGGAAAACCCTTTCATATATCCATATGTATCTGCAGTCGTCTCTGTTGCAGGCCACAAAGCTAAAAATTACAGAGGCCCAAAATTCACCCTCTTCCAAGTAACAAACAGCTGAATTTGATCTTGATCAGAAAGGAGCCCTTTTGCCAAAAGGGTCCGTCCGTTTCTCTTGCCTGAAATGGAGAATTAATCTTTGTGAAATCTCCGGATTTTTCGAGCAAATTAAAATATCTACAAGCATCCCAATCCCTTAGCCTCAGATCCCTTCATAATCCGCAGCCTTTTGCAAGAAACAACGAACATATCCCATGGAACATCTCCAACCATCATCCAGTCACCATCTTTATCTTGGTAAGTTGGTGCAAATTCAGATCCATTGTACCCTTCCCTCTCCGAGTAAACACCTATGTTGCACTTGAACATGTTCTCCAATGCCTTGAGTAGATCCAAATAGTTCTTGTATACATTAAGGTCAATCTTCCTTAGATAAGGAGCTCCATCCATGCTCACTTTCACAAAGATCCCAGACGCATCAGATTCCAGCCTCATCTTCTTCCGGTAAGATCGAACCGGCGGCCACCCAACAACTTGGTTTGCAGCAGTACCCTTTTGGCTTGAAAGATCCATTTCATCAGAAGATGATCTcttgttgttcttgacagattGAAGCTGCTGCTGCTGGGATTCTTCTGTTCCTGGTAACCCTAATCTCAGCTCAGTCGCCTTCAGATTTAGATCGTTCCCGAAAACCGTGTTGGCTTCCATTTTCCtttgatgataaaaaaaataaatcgaaGATGGGGACTTAGATCTCTCTGTAAATTTTGTGTGTTTGCTTGAGTGCAGGTGTGGgagaaaatttgttttgtgaGGAAAGAGTTTTATAGGGAGGGGATTGTACGTGTGCATGAAACTGATGGACTCCATAATTCATGGTCCCCATGCGGCCATGCCCGCGTGTGACAACTATTACCATTTATGATtcccaaataaattttttttttcatattttcaagaaaatagGTTTAACGGTGAAACGGTTTTACGGATATTTATCTACAAAATGAATCTTTtcgataaatataaatatagagtgaaataatatttttagtatgaacaatcaattttataaaattaagagGTGAAACGGTCTCATTAAAGTTTTTTTTGTGATGTTTAAAATAATGCGTACATTTCATTGGTTCTGGGTTCAATGTATCGGATCgtataaatgaaaaaaagatGTGCACAAAGAATAGTTCCAGATGTGTTTAGGACATATACGTGATTATTTTGACACATTTATCTTCTATCACTAATTGTCTTGTGAAAGTATTGATATattaacatttttaaaaaaaaaaaaaaagagattatTGATGATAAATAATAGCTGTGTGGAATAATAATTGGGGATGCATGCCCATGTTCAGTTGTGGGGACAAGAATTTAAATGTGAAGATAGAGGTGTTGGAGAGACGAGGGACAAAGTCTAGGCCTACTTTGAGACAAGAAGGGAACACGGGTGGGACAAGTACAAATTAAAGGCTGTGTTCTATGCATTTGTGTGAACAACGActcttttatataatagtatggCAACATTTATTGcattttatattttgaaaaatattttgtgatatTGTGGAATATTAAGGTGAAAATTCTTAAATACATTAGTGATGGATCAAAACTAGCTAGTTACATAGTATTCTTACACTTAGTAATATGTACGGTATAAACTGTAAAGATTCGTTTTTTTTAAATGACGTGAGAACTCACGACCGTTATATATCTTTCGATGCGCATTAGGAAAATCCGATAAATCGTGTTAGTGCCCACATGGACATAGGtgagttggtaaggcctgaggtgatGTGAAAAGAGATTTCCCaacgttgcgggttcgatcctcgatcgtgtggagcatattctctgctgaaatattgtggggtatgctctggggttGATCATGTTGCTCCCTCTTTCAGGtctctgccgctcgtgcacatccctcgatttaacctccGCATAAACCAATAAACCTCTAACTCATGTGGAATGGGGTTCCATTCAAGATCAACCTATTTAAGATAAATCGTGTTGGtcaaaaaattctttatttttatcaGATATGAAATATGTATTTTAGATATGAGCTAAGCTCAGATTTCGTCCGgcaaaaaatctttaaaatttaGATATGGCACTAGTTAAAGACACATATTTTTGATTTCAGATGTGTGTGGATTGAATAACTTGGCAAACTTTAGCATCTAAAAGTATTTCATCCCAACCATGTATTGTTGTTTATTTTTCCCCCTTTTGATAATCAAAATAAGGGATATTGTCAGAGACTCAGAGGGATGGGTTTAGCCTTTATGGAGTTCGAAATATGAAGGATTTTTGTTGATGTTGAAACTTGAAAGTCCACTTTTTGTATTCATGGCAGCCAAAAGTAGTGATAAAAAATTCAAGTTACGAAAACAAATTAACGTCATCTTGGAACAAAGTTTATCCTGTCTATTTTGCCCATGaccattaaaattaaaaacatgtATTTGCTTTCATTCAAACAAGTAACCCCTAGATAATTTTGTCCATGCTGCTGAAGACAAAAACTCCAGGATAGTTTCACAActatattttatgagatgaaaTTTTGATTAGATCTTActaattaatgaaaaatattatttttcagcgTAGATATCGATGTCATCGATCCAACTTCATTTTCTTATCtttcaactttttttaaaacatcattttagttttgtttttatccAAAATGCTGACGTAGCAGTTCATGTAAATAATATAAACTCAGGTCAGCGTACATCGCATTGGTGTCACATAATCTTCATTAGGGGTGGGATCGGATCGAAATCCACCCATAACCTCATTACCTGATTCCCGTCCCGTTAAGGATTGATATTTTTTCCCCTCTCGATCCCGTACCCGAATGTGTCGGGACCTCATGATCGGGATCCCGAATATTCGGAATCCTGTCGGGTAAGAAGAAAGAATTtccgaaaaatattttttaaaaaaaaaattctatgaaatgtttttttaaaaaaaattatgaaaaaaatcaaacaatttctcAGTACATTACAAATTAAGcaaaaaatttttgtatataccattaaaaactaaaacatttttttagtatattgtaaataaacttaaacaactACTTggttaacaaaataaaaacatataattattcagaataataaaaaacaaaatgaaaatttataactcaacattaatattaaacaaataaataaaaatataaaaaaaagttatttgagatataattataaaatattaatattaaaacagataatcataaaaaatatttctattttttaattaaaaaatataattaaaaattattattaatatattcggATCGGGTCGGGAATCCTGTCGGGTAGGGTTGTTGATCCTGATCCCGTTTCCGAAATTGATCTTTTGGAAAAAATCTCGACCACTCGGGACAGGAACGGGTTGGGAATCGAAAAAGGTCGGGAATTTTGTCAATTTTGCCAGCCCTAATCTTTATATCTAAAATagactaaaattataaaaataaaggactaaaaattaaaatttaataacataGAAGATATGTGTACTTGTCACCACACTTGACTTGAAGAGCTAGCTAATATATTCTTGGTTGACAAGTACGGCTACAACCCATCTGGGGCTGGTCCCCATATTGTCAATCAATAGGCTTAGTATTCCACATGTTATTATTAACTGCTGGACCCTAATTTTATCGGCTTAGTTTTTTTATGCTAATCGGGGTGGGTACATGCACATGTGACATGGCACATGCATTGGGCCATAGCTCCCTTGATTTGTAGTGAATTTAATAGTTATTTTCACTATTTGGTTTtacaattttataataatttcaaaaattatattaatagtTGCATGCATCGAAAAGGCCTTATGTTCTTACGTTTCATTAATCCATGAATTATAGAATAATTCGAACATATCTGACTATTTATCATAAATTTTAGGGTTTAGTTCATTCTACACTGAGAATATTACCCCTAAAGTAGATCTATTCATGGGAATAAGAATATTGGGAGCTTGGCTATGTTCAAGAcctcaattatata
Proteins encoded:
- the LOC140882336 gene encoding auxin-induced protein 22B-like produces the protein MEANTVFGNDLNLKATELRLGLPGTEESQQQQLQSVKNNKRSSSDEMDLSSQKGTAANQVVGWPPVRSYRKKMRLESDASGIFVKVSMDGAPYLRKIDLNVYKNYLDLLKALENMFKCNIGVYSEREGYNGSEFAPTYQDKDGDWMMVGDVPWDMFVVSCKRLRIMKGSEAKGLGCL
- the LOC140883791 gene encoding protein OSB1, mitochondrial-like, which produces MALQKTVALTKTFLLPQNPVQIPSFPIHFNKSAKKIRLKCSFDSNSGLYEYERFAGSGSQYPRPAEIQWKKELCNSVQLIGIVGSPVQIKNLPSGKVVAWSRLAVKKSQSETIWINLTFWDELAHVAFEHVEKGHQIYVSGRLVSDIVESEDQKQQTYYKVVVQQLNFIEKSLSAVPLYNGDSNSPTPGRKQSNYAANSTGTPEELWQAFFANPMEWWDNRKNKRSPNYPDFKHKDTGEALWIEGRYNPPWVKSQLAVLDSRMESFHEQNSSKNVNFMTVDSLGPF